One genomic region from Jiangella sp. DSM 45060 encodes:
- a CDS encoding exo-alpha-sialidase, translating to MTGHSATPITRRHAIGAGFGTVVALMTATPLAAARPVRAAGTGGGLELTTLWSRGENGWVDFRVHAVDVTSAGTVLAFSEARVATSADDGPKDLVLRRSTDGGRTWGPTAFIEDHHGGAWANPTPVVDLRTGRITVFYALNAAGLSSRVFQRASIDDGVSWGDPIEVTDLFVGNEHGWTFHLPGPGRGIQLAGGRLLVEVWHRRSIDVPAAGRDYSVSVVYSDDGGRTWAWGGIVPDPAGLGLDEARIAQLATGEVIVNARLAGGVSNTSRAVARSRDGGLTFTDAVVETNIAPHAGIAAGLAARVDRNGVERVVYTSPVKGTGRDTLYARLSHDGAESWSWGRVIDNARAGYSDVVWLDDGTPLVLYSRLGGSGVETLDVVAARFDLAWLTQDRDGVERGPIGFLHTYQVEGLRAKSTVPRAPMALDPAAEGSAVTQVPAGAPGDAHAVTIVPAVSRPHHLRCRFRAPDGTSGGADVAVVVDGRPRGGVVAASGADPFLDVDLGIVPVRAGRPIRVEFVAAGPGPDGDSHAFQIDEISLVPRADA from the coding sequence ATGACCGGGCACTCCGCCACACCGATCACCAGGCGCCACGCGATCGGCGCCGGGTTCGGCACGGTCGTCGCCCTGATGACGGCGACCCCGCTCGCCGCCGCCCGCCCGGTCCGTGCGGCCGGCACCGGCGGCGGACTCGAGCTGACGACGCTGTGGTCGCGCGGTGAGAACGGCTGGGTCGACTTCCGCGTGCACGCCGTGGACGTGACGTCCGCGGGCACGGTGCTTGCCTTCAGCGAGGCTCGGGTCGCGACGAGCGCGGACGACGGTCCGAAGGACCTGGTCCTGCGGCGCAGCACCGACGGCGGCCGGACCTGGGGGCCGACGGCGTTCATCGAGGACCACCACGGGGGAGCGTGGGCGAATCCCACGCCCGTGGTCGACCTGCGTACCGGCCGGATCACCGTCTTCTACGCGCTCAATGCGGCGGGTCTCTCGTCGAGGGTGTTCCAGCGCGCCTCGATCGACGACGGCGTCAGCTGGGGCGACCCGATCGAGGTCACGGACCTGTTCGTGGGCAACGAGCACGGGTGGACGTTCCACCTGCCCGGCCCGGGCCGCGGCATCCAGCTCGCCGGCGGCCGCCTCCTGGTCGAGGTCTGGCATCGACGGTCGATCGACGTGCCCGCCGCCGGCCGCGACTACAGCGTGAGTGTCGTCTACAGCGACGACGGGGGCCGGACGTGGGCCTGGGGCGGAATCGTCCCTGACCCCGCGGGCCTCGGCCTGGACGAGGCGCGCATCGCCCAGCTCGCCACGGGCGAGGTGATCGTCAACGCCAGGCTCGCGGGTGGTGTCAGCAACACCAGCCGCGCCGTCGCCCGGAGCCGCGACGGCGGCCTCACGTTCACCGATGCCGTCGTCGAGACGAACATCGCGCCGCACGCGGGCATCGCCGCCGGCCTGGCTGCCCGGGTGGACCGGAACGGCGTCGAGCGGGTCGTGTACACGAGCCCGGTCAAGGGCACCGGGAGGGACACGTTGTACGCGCGGCTCAGCCACGACGGGGCCGAGTCGTGGTCGTGGGGTCGCGTGATCGACAACGCCCGGGCCGGCTACTCCGACGTCGTCTGGCTCGACGACGGCACGCCCCTCGTCCTCTACAGCAGACTCGGCGGTTCCGGGGTCGAGACGCTCGACGTGGTCGCGGCCCGGTTCGACCTCGCATGGCTCACCCAAGATCGCGATGGCGTGGAGCGGGGACCCATCGGCTTCCTTCATACGTATCAGGTGGAAGGTCTCCGTGCGAAGTCCACGGTTCCACGAGCGCCGATGGCCCTCGATCCGGCCGCGGAGGGCTCGGCGGTGACGCAAGTGCCCGCCGGCGCCCCGGGCGACGCCCATGCCGTGACGATCGTCCCGGCCGTCTCGCGTCCGCACCACCTGCGCTGCCGCTTCCGCGCGCCGGACGGGACATCCGGCGGCGCCGACGTCGCGGTCGTGGTCGACGGACGGCCGCGCGGGGGAGTCGTGGCCGCGTCGGGCGCCGACCCGTTCCTCGACGTCGACCTCGGGATCGTCCCGGTCCGCGCGGGCCGGCCGATCCGCGTCGAATTCGTCGCGGCCGGCCCGGGTCCCGACGGCGACTCGCACGCGTTCCAGATCGACGAGATCTCGCTCGTCCCGCGGGCCGACGCCTAG
- a CDS encoding LacI family DNA-binding transcriptional regulator, producing MAAQRRRPTQMDIARRAGVSQSTVSVVINGAPAIADVAEEKRRAVLEAAAELGYSVNASARNLKGGRNRMLGVFTFEPVFPVNQRDFYFPFLLGIEESTAERGYNLLLFSAVTAGAERRVFADGVNQLKLADGCVLLGRHLREDDLAALLREDFPFVFIGRRDVPGEEFSYVAADYVGATRDVVLSLAALGHRWIAYLKAADDKEWTQDRETGFRRGLGEAGIPDEQVLFHVMGEDTTLTAAELRRWRAAGVTAVLVEPSQDDSAISAVQLASTEAGIEIPGDLSVVLLGDPPLVHATERDWTRFTIPREQMGREAVRLLLELLDDEDGAKRHLYLDCIPVPGDSVAAPRPDAGGAT from the coding sequence ATGGCAGCGCAGCGGCGGCGACCGACCCAGATGGACATCGCCCGTCGGGCCGGTGTCTCGCAGTCGACGGTGTCGGTGGTCATCAATGGCGCACCGGCGATCGCTGACGTCGCCGAGGAGAAGCGCCGGGCGGTGCTGGAGGCGGCTGCCGAGCTCGGCTACTCGGTGAACGCCTCGGCGCGCAATCTCAAAGGCGGGCGCAACCGGATGCTCGGCGTCTTCACCTTCGAGCCGGTCTTCCCCGTGAATCAGCGCGACTTCTACTTCCCCTTCCTTCTCGGCATCGAGGAGTCGACCGCTGAGCGCGGCTACAACCTGCTGCTGTTCAGTGCCGTCACGGCCGGCGCCGAGCGTCGCGTCTTCGCCGATGGCGTCAACCAGCTCAAGCTGGCCGACGGCTGCGTCCTTCTCGGACGTCATCTCCGCGAGGACGACCTGGCGGCGCTGCTCCGCGAGGACTTCCCGTTCGTGTTCATCGGACGACGTGATGTGCCCGGCGAGGAGTTCTCCTACGTCGCGGCCGATTACGTGGGCGCGACCCGCGATGTGGTGCTGTCGCTGGCGGCCCTCGGGCACCGCTGGATCGCCTATCTGAAAGCGGCCGACGACAAGGAGTGGACCCAGGACCGCGAGACCGGCTTCCGGCGGGGCCTCGGCGAGGCCGGCATCCCGGACGAGCAGGTTCTCTTCCACGTGATGGGCGAGGACACCACCCTGACCGCAGCCGAGCTCCGGCGATGGCGGGCGGCGGGCGTGACCGCCGTGCTGGTGGAGCCCAGCCAGGACGACAGCGCGATCTCCGCCGTGCAGCTCGCGTCCACGGAGGCGGGCATCGAGATCCCTGGAGATCTCTCGGTGGTGTTGCTGGGGGACCCGCCCTTGGTTCACGCCACGGAGCGCGACTGGACGAGGTTCACCATCCCGCGCGAGCAGATGGGCCGGGAGGCCGTCCGCCTGCTGCTGGAACTGCTCGACGACGAGGACGGCGCCAAGCGGCATCTGTACCTCGACTGCATTCCGGTCCCGGGCGACTCGGTGGCAGCGCCTCGCCCTGACGCGGGAGGGGCGACATGA